The Sorangiineae bacterium MSr11367 genome window below encodes:
- a CDS encoding MGMT family protein yields the protein MPKTPAKETPPFERVWEILQRIPRGKVITYGQVSQMIDRRLTPVGVGWAIRAAPDGAIPWQRVVNGRGGISTDGEHPGLQRTILEKEGVRFNRDGTIDLERYGWLSEEETPPPRAKKRATKQVKRPVKKRKKA from the coding sequence ATGCCCAAGACGCCAGCCAAAGAGACGCCGCCCTTCGAGCGTGTATGGGAGATCCTCCAGCGCATTCCGCGTGGCAAAGTCATCACCTATGGTCAGGTTTCGCAGATGATCGACCGGCGCCTCACCCCGGTCGGCGTCGGGTGGGCGATTCGGGCGGCCCCCGATGGGGCGATTCCCTGGCAGCGCGTCGTGAACGGGCGCGGCGGTATCTCGACCGACGGGGAACATCCCGGATTGCAGCGGACCATTCTGGAGAAGGAAGGCGTACGCTTCAATCGGGATGGTACGATTGACCTCGAGCGCTACGGCTGGCTGTCCGAAGAGGAGACGCCACCACCGCGTGCGAAGAAGCGGGCAACGAAGCAGGTAAAGAGGCCAGTGAAGAAGCGGAAGAAAGCATGA
- a CDS encoding nuclear transport factor 2 family protein, whose translation MSDDHEQLLEMMRLGIIAARNSEPALLEAILAPDFVICVPGMPNMTRAEFIEWLRASKGTIVSMEGEAFDVHVFGDTGVVTGIRRAHMRTEAGDVIDADGFTEVFVRRDGRWQLVHSHSVPWTGLPPNAA comes from the coding sequence ATGAGCGACGACCACGAACAGCTCCTCGAGATGATGCGTCTGGGGATCATCGCCGCGCGCAACTCCGAGCCTGCGCTGCTGGAGGCGATCCTGGCACCCGATTTCGTCATTTGCGTACCCGGCATGCCCAACATGACACGCGCGGAATTCATCGAATGGTTGCGCGCGTCCAAGGGAACCATCGTTTCGATGGAAGGCGAGGCGTTCGACGTGCACGTGTTCGGTGACACCGGCGTGGTGACGGGCATCCGGCGTGCGCACATGCGCACCGAAGCCGGCGATGTCATCGATGCCGACGGCTTCACGGAGGTGTTCGTGCGCCGCGACGGCCGGTGGCAGCTCGTTCATTCCCATTCGGTGCCTTGGACGGGATTGCCACCTAACGCGGCGTGA
- a CDS encoding nuclear transport factor 2 family protein: MNTDDVAQLLEIVQLGLIAFRNTEPALLEAFLAPEAIFRTVGEPDIDREAFLDWVRSPPAIVVSNEGVGFEARVFGDVGIVTGITHTTLRVDSQEMVASMGVTEVFERREGRWQIVYCYNVPLGQAPAAPR; this comes from the coding sequence ATGAACACCGACGACGTTGCCCAGCTGCTCGAAATCGTGCAGCTCGGGCTCATCGCCTTTCGAAACACCGAGCCGGCGTTGCTCGAGGCCTTCTTGGCGCCGGAAGCCATCTTCCGCACCGTGGGCGAGCCCGACATCGACCGCGAGGCCTTTCTCGACTGGGTGCGCTCGCCGCCCGCCATCGTCGTATCCAACGAAGGAGTCGGTTTCGAGGCACGCGTGTTCGGCGACGTCGGCATCGTGACGGGCATCACCCATACTACCCTGCGCGTCGATTCGCAGGAGATGGTCGCATCCATGGGCGTCACCGAGGTATTCGAGCGCCGCGAGGGCCGCTGGCAAATCGTCTACTGTTACAACGTGCCTCTGGGCCAGGCCCCAGCCGCGCCGCGCTGA
- a CDS encoding enoyl-CoA hydratase-related protein yields the protein MNTAMSHYDAMIEDFRAAGADLVNVAYPFEGCAVVRMNDPARLNALSGPLTVRLRDELERLVNNPAVRAIVLTGASGAFSAGGDLRLMRDTAWPLLDSNDGATALWRWIRTQFGGIVRLIAQSDKPFVAAVDGAAAGVGLSFALACDLVLVSSRARLVPAFGRIGLVPEVGMSWLVTRRLGHARAFELFVSGEPLGGDDAVRFGLANAVHPPEALEEAAFAWVRKIAALPEHVVRMMKPLLRGAQDMAWPHAILAEEFAEPNCFTTRAHRDVVSAMLEKTGR from the coding sequence ATGAACACTGCCATGAGTCACTACGACGCCATGATCGAGGACTTTCGCGCGGCGGGTGCCGATCTCGTGAACGTCGCGTATCCATTCGAGGGATGCGCCGTCGTCCGCATGAACGATCCGGCGCGCCTCAATGCCCTATCGGGCCCTCTCACGGTGCGCCTGCGCGACGAGCTCGAACGGCTGGTGAACAACCCCGCGGTTCGGGCCATCGTGCTCACGGGCGCAAGCGGTGCTTTTTCCGCGGGGGGCGATCTTCGCTTGATGCGCGACACCGCGTGGCCGCTGCTCGATTCGAACGACGGGGCCACGGCGCTGTGGCGGTGGATCCGCACGCAGTTCGGCGGCATCGTGCGGCTCATCGCGCAGTCGGACAAGCCGTTCGTCGCGGCGGTCGATGGGGCGGCGGCCGGTGTGGGGCTGTCCTTCGCGCTCGCGTGCGATCTGGTTCTCGTCTCGTCGCGCGCACGGCTGGTGCCCGCGTTTGGCCGCATCGGGCTGGTGCCGGAGGTGGGAATGAGCTGGCTGGTGACGCGCAGGCTCGGGCATGCGCGCGCCTTCGAGCTTTTCGTCTCGGGCGAGCCCCTCGGCGGCGACGATGCCGTGCGCTTCGGACTCGCCAATGCGGTGCATCCGCCCGAGGCGCTGGAGGAAGCCGCCTTCGCCTGGGTGCGCAAGATCGCGGCGCTTCCCGAGCACGTGGTGCGCATGATGAAGCCTCTCCTCCGCGGTGCTCAGGACATGGCCTGGCCCCACGCCATCCTGGCCGAGGAGTTCGCGGAGCCGAATTGCTTCACCACCCGAGCGCACCGCGACGTGGTGTCGGCGATGCTGGAGAAGACCGGTCGTTAG